Within Topomyia yanbarensis strain Yona2022 chromosome 2, ASM3024719v1, whole genome shotgun sequence, the genomic segment caaatagactttgaatggatgttagtgacctaatactacaaatcgaagcagttgtggtcatattttggaaattttttcacctttatacattcattgcagaatttattaaaatcgacattttctgcgtgttcgtacttatcaccctgtaattccggaaccggaagtcggatccattagaaattcaatagcagcctatgagaacgttgcacctttcatttgagactaagtttgtcaaaatcggttcagccatctctgagaaaaatgagtgacatttttggtcacatacacacacacatacacacacacatacatacatacacacatacatacacacacacagacatttgccgaactcgacgaactggatcgaatggtatatgtcactcggccctccgggcctccgttaaaaagtcggtttttagagcaattgcaatacctttctattgagaaaggcaaaaagataatttaattgtcaacaagtttgtcgaagactgcaaatcaatccaacttccttggaagaaattattaaaattttaatgatatctgagtcagttttggatGGAGCCTTGGAGCACATGGTGGTGAACCACTAGTCGATTCCCacgagctttattttttgcgaAATAATAGTTGGatttaaatgaataatatgtTTGGAACTATTTTAGTTCATGAAATGAGTCATCTTCTGACTACAAAATATTAGTTCCATATTTCACCGCATAGAGGAGGAAGAGGGATGGAATATGGACATGTTCACAAGAATTACTGGAAAAGacttattctacaactttgtaaaaGACACCtacaataattttggtgaaatgcaaTGAAGGGTACCTACTGAAACATCAGCGACTAGAGATCCTTCAATTAGTGACCGATTGATTACAATGCTCTCTTTAAAAACGATTTTCCTTGGTTACAATAAAAACAACATGCTCAAATTTACTAGAAATTATTTTGTGTGTTTCTTAAGCCACTGTGGACCActgatatttgatttatttattaacgGTGTTGGAGCAAAAATTTGAAGGACGTATACAACATAACCttaacgataaaacgataacgATCAAAATACCAAATATATCAAAGTttcatcattatttttatataaaatttcttGAATTATTCAGAACATCCCAATGGTATGAACAGTATTTTCATCAAACTATATGCTATAAATGAATGCAGCCTGCCAAAATTACCATGGGTAGCGATTTTTTACCTTATCATTTAGTAAAAACCAGCTATGTCCTTTGCTGTATCAAGAAACCTACTCCAGTTCATTCAGTCAATTTATAAACATTATAAATTATTCCCGATGTTTATACAGACTGGTAACATGTAGATATCaaatctataatcaaaataaaaaaaatctcgttTTTAAATATGTTGAAATTGCTCCATATGTAGCTAAATTTAGTACTCGTTTTGCCTGTTAACTGGTATTTTATTTCATGACAAAATGTTACCAGTCCGTATAAACCTCGGGAATAATTTATAGTGTTTATAAATTGACCGAATGAACTGGAGTAGGTTTCTTGATACAGCAAAGGACATCGCTGGCTTTTACTAAATGATTAGGTAAAAAATCGCTACCCATGGTAATTTTGACAGGTTGCATTTATCATGCAAGAATATCGACAGGCCTCTTTtctcgggttagaaaaatatctTAAGATAAATCTGTAACTCTATGAGCGGGGTTGAGAAACGAACCCGAGTGTTCATAAactcattcatgaaaaaataatgatttcgtGAAGAGAACCATTTATTTTGGATAATTTCTAAATTTTAGGATAAAATGTAGTAAAATGCTTGGCATTTGCAATTGACGCCCTCCATCAGAGCCTGCACGTTTCCGAATTCCAACATTGCTTGAGAATAGTTTGGAATGGCCGAAGATGGGTTAAAATGcgtcataaaaaaaattgatttgctcGAAATTCACGTTTCGACAGCTTCAGTACTCGATGAAATCAGAACAAAACATTTCCAGCAGCACACAGAAAAACTTAACACGGTAACATCATGTGGAAAtctattgaattatttcaatccaCAATCACATGAAATGCATACGGTTGCCACTTTAATATCCATTCCAGTGTAGGAAATAtggttttcaaataaaattcatGCGAACATAATGGGAAAAGCACACCAACATCATAAGAAATATCATTgactaaaatttccaaattaattACACGTGAATATCACTTTGTTTAACTTATAGATTTCATTGGTAGAAGAATCggtgaaatcaattgttttacatgtagaaatacACTACATGTTATTCATGCGAAAGTCATGTGGAAAGTTCATACTTTTCGACTCAACAGCATGGCAATGAACATTCAATGGATAAATATGTCATATTCACGtggaattagttttaatttaatttgaatcaccatatgaaatgctttttaatggattttcatgtgaaattcaaagggacatcatttattttactttttaacatgagaatgAAAGTGATGTTTAATTGCGAATAATTTTATCGCGTCGATTATTTTCAGTGCATAACACCAGAAACAAATCAAAATAGAAACAAATTTTGTTGctagaattattgaaaaattcgaACACAGAGTATGCAAAGTTGCCAGTTACATCAAATTGGCCGTAGTTCGAGGAAAATCGGTTTGTGATCCGAAAATCGGTCTATCATCGGTACCTGAAACCTTTAGGGAACTTTTGGGAtggttgaatgatgtatattcttCAGTTTTTCCAAGGCGCGATGCTactacccaaatttttgtggTTGAAAATTTCCTTCATATCTTCTGAAATCTCACTGATAACTGCACAACGGAGCgggtgtaaacaatacactctgaaGAGAAACTGCGCAAAATTGCGTTAATTTCAGTGAAGTATGAAAAAAGTTACGATTGAATGCGTCGCATTATCGACTCATTCTATAGACAATAAATAAAGAATCAGATCAGGAAACAAAAAAGGAtctaaaaatattatattaaattttgaGAAATTGTCCATGTTAACGACGCTGTAGCCCTCTGGATAAATactcgacacgtcaatcgtttgtttaccatttatctgtcagtgtcattccaattgagcacgagacctgtcaatggccctcgttccagaaggattcaaagcgattttcttcggattgactgcttttgacaggtctcgtgctcgattggaatgacacttacagataaataataagaataagatagagatggcgagtctttatccagagggattcagcgtctttagtcCATGTGAAAACATTGAGGGGAGttaaaggtttcagcgtgacaaaatcacttttttcgcgattttttttttttgcaaatttgtgtgaagcgaattaatcaaaatttttgtgcattataatgtatcatttcaataacattctgcaattttgtcatgcaaaaatatcgacaagcgactcggtgatgaagctttttgtagaacgtctctgggaaaatacgatttgcggtgttaactgccattcaaaaactactgtttcaaattttgcatgcacattctatgtaaaaaaataaccAACCCCTGAGTTAGGTTTCGAGGTAGTATTTCGATTAAGGGGGTAAGGCAGGATTAGATTTATGAACAATATCCTGGGTTTGGTGTAataattcacaaataaatatcaacacTGTTTTGATAGTGTAAACGTATTCACAATCACGGAAACCATATCATGATCAAAGTGCGATGAATTATGAATCTGTTCACGTTGTATAGCCAACCAGAAACAATGTTCAATGCATAAATGACAGGAAACAGCGTTTAGTTTATGAATGATGTTTATTGGGTTGTGAATAAGGATAGAAAACCGATTCGGTAATGACATAGTAACATGGAGCTaacttcaaaaatattttgttatatGCAAAACATGTCCTCTACTCATAATTCATTTCTTAATCCATATTACTACATTACACCTTAAATGCAATTTAGAAAcgaaaagaatttttttctggtTACGATTCACTGTACAATGAACCGCATATCATTAAGTTTTAGAGGAAACTGACTTGAACGAATGTTCCAAGGCAATGTAAAAAGTGGAATCTTTTTTTAGAAGAATACAGGAATTTTACTcgcataaaaatatttgttgaaatatttgtttgttgaaaaatatttgagTTGATTATAAAACTCATCTAAAGTATAAAAAACCCTTGGAGAATAAAAAATACcacaaatatttaattttaaagttttttagttttttggcCTTTTTGAATGTGTATTAATTCACAAAATAGAACATCAGTCGCTGTTTTTATTCCGAAACCCCGAACTCGGGTACGTAAAATTGCATTTCGGATCTCTAAACTGTTTGATTGAAAATGTTTCTCTTTATCCATTGAAATCACCTTCATTTCCCTACATATATAAAATGTATACCGTACATCACATCAACTGCTTTCGAAGATTCAGAAATAAATGGTTCCATTGGTCATACTGGCAGTATAATCGATAGTCTCATCACGCACATTACCACCTGATTCTTTCTCATGCTTACTACATGTACGATTTCTCTACCTATTTAATATAGCTAGTTGCAAATGTCTTTAGAATCTAGATAAAAATTGTCACTTCTGCATCAAAAATAAGTAGTATCATTTTGTGAATTTCTTTTTAGTCGTGTTAGTCCCGAAAAAATTGTCATTAAAATCCCTATGTCTCACACGAAAGCTGATTCAATTGAGATTCTCTTTAATTCGTAtatgaaaaatgaattaaatagaCCAGTAGTACTGATTTCACAGACATTTATTTAATCCCAAACACATTTTAAACCATTACATCAACCCATCATGTAGTTCGTGCAAATAGCAAAAAAACTATGCAATCACAAACTATcaacatacgtcaatataccaCCAAATCAATCATCTGGTAAACTAGCTTTCGTGTCAGCTCAACCCGTTCTGTCCAATCAGAATAGTACCTGAGAGAACTATTTGCATGCTAGAGCAAACAAGTATTTTTCGCTTTCCTAACTAATGCACCTAGTTCTTCCCTCGGAACACAGGACTTTTGAAATGCATTTCCTTTTGATCGAATTAAACAACTGCTAGAAGACACGCTGCTGTTCTAATGGCCAACCTATTTGCTTGCAGGAGAGAATCTTATTCAAAGCCCCAGTAGTCTCTCGATGGCACGAAACACCAGCTCCGGTGAGCTGCAAAATGGTGAACACAGGACGAATACGCATTTTATGAGGAAAATTCCACCCGGAGCGGAAGCGAGCAACATCCTCGTGGGCGAGGTTGACTTTCTCGATAAGACACTTGCAGCATTCCTAAGGTTAAAAAATGCCGCCGTTATGGGTGATCTGACGGAGGTTCCCGTGCCAACTAGGTAACTAAAGCAAGGGTAAATTAGATAAACGCCCCCCGCTAACACGGTTATTATTCAGATTCATATTCATCCTGCTCGGTCCACCGGGAAGTCATGGAAGCTTTCACGAGATCGGACGTGCCATGGCGACACTGATGTCGGACGAAATCTTCCACGAAGTGGCGTACCGAGCCAAAAAGCGAGAACATTTACTGGCGGGAGTGGATGAATTTTTGGACGCCGTTACCGTTTTACCACCGGGTGAGTGGGATCCATCGATACGAATAGAACCTCCTGCGGCAATACCGTCACAGGAGGTACGTAAGCGACCTCCCGAGAAAAATCCGAAGGAGGAAATCGACGAGGAAGAGGAAGAACAACGACAACGCGAAGAATCCGGCCTTTCCAGAACTGGCCGGCTGTTCGGTGGCCTGATCAACGACTTGAAGCGAAAAAAGCCATTCTATTGGTCTGATTTCAAAGATGGACTTTCGATGCAGTGCGTGGCATCGTGGATTTTTCTGTACTTTGCATGTCTATCGCCGATCATCACTTTCGGCGGTCTGCTAGGATCAGCCACGGGGAACAATATCGCTGCCATGGAGTCTTTGGTTGCCGGTTTCGTATGCGGTATGGGTTATGGATTCTTCTCCGGGCAACCGTTGACTATTCTGGGATCAACCGGGCCGGTGCTTGTTTTCGAGACGATAGTGTATGACTTTTGCCTGCAAGTTGGATGGGACTATTTGACCTTCAGGTGACTATGTGGTATTTCTGTGATTTGCAATtgttctgaattttttttttcattatgatAGGTTTTGGATTGGAACGTGGATTACAATAATCCTGATCGTTTTGGTAGCCGTCGATGCGAGTGCTCTTGTGTGCTATATAACCAGGTTCACCGAAGAAAACTTTGCTTGTCTTATTGCGTTCATCTTTATCTACAAAGCTGTGGAGAATGTGCTACATATCGGGAAAGATTATCCAATGAACACAGCAGGGTCAAAATACGACTGTTCATGTCTACCACCGGATGGGCAAGCATTGTCACCGGAGATCGTTCATGATTGGTCACACTATGATAAGAAAACTTGCACGGTTTGTAAAAAATAACACTCgtaatacatcagatttgtttATTAATATTTCCATTCGGCAGCTTCTTAACGGCACCTTAAGCGGTTACGATTGCGACAAAATAGAATACATCTCCGATGTCTTCCTGATGTCAATCATCCTATTCATTGGGACCTACATCATTTCGGTGATTTTGAAAGACTTTAAAAATGCTTTATTCTTTCCGACTAACGTGAGACAATTCGTGAGTGACTTTGCTGTCATCATTGCAATTCTCTCAATGAGTACGTTAGACTTTGTCACCAATGTTCCAACACCAAAACTCGAAGTTCCACGTGAATTTAAACCAACCATTCCGGATCGGGGATGGGTTATCCAACCATTCAACGAGAAGAATCCGATCTGGTCGTCGGCGATCGCCGCGCTGCCCGCCTTGTTAGGCACCATTCTGATCTTTATGGATCAACAAATTACGGCTGTGATAATCAATAGGAAAGAGCATAAGCTAAACAAAGGATGTGGTTACCATCTGGATCTGTTCGTACTAGCTCTGCTGATACAGATATGCACAATGATGGGACTACCTTGGTAAGCGATCCGCACTTCTTGGTTGAGGTTGAAATCATTAATGACTGATAACATTCACAGGTTCGTGGCTGCTACCGTACTCAGTATTAACCATGTCAATTCACTCAAGCAAGAGTCGGAAACGGCTGCTCCCGGTGAGAAACCGCAATTCCTCGGAGTACGCGAGCAACGAGTAACCCATATTCTAATCTTTCTGACGATCGGCTGCTCGGTACTGCTAACCCCGCTCCTGTCACACATTCCAATGCCAGTATTATATGGCGTGTTTCTGTACATGGGATCAGCTTCCCTCAAGGGTCTCCAGTTCTTCGATCGGCTGTTGATTATGCTGATGCCAGTTAAATACCAACCGGACTACATGTTTCTGCGACAGGTTACTGATCTTTATTATGATATAAATTCAGTTGTAGTATATGTAAAAATCCACCATCCATTTTTGTCACATGTGCTTTAGTTCAAGTTTATATGTTTCTCACTCATAAGTTTACTTTTTCCAACTGCCACCAGGTCCCAATACGGCGAGTTCACCTGTTCACGTTGATCCAGCTAGCCTGTTTGATTATGCTGTGGGTAATTAAATCGTTCTCCAGCACCTCGATCCTGTTTCCGCTGATGCTGGTGGTGATGATTGGAATACGGAAGTCACTCGATTTCCTGTTTACACGGCGCGAGCTCAAGATCCTGGACGACGTCATGCCGGAAATGACAAGACGAGCAAATGCGGATGACCTCCGGCAGCTCGAGGATGGCGAGGTGGGCCTATACCGTCGATTTATTGGCTGCTGTATTGGCAGAAAACAATCGTTCTCCGTCACTACGGTAGATCCAAAGCAGAACAATCACACACCAAGTATCACTACAAACAACACAACCACCATTACCGCCAAAAATGCCGACAATGCACCGAGCAGCTAGAATCCACTTACTTAGCTTTCCCTTCGCCAAACGCACATCAGTTTTTGTTTGTATTTGCATTGCTGCTAGATAATCAGGACACGAGAAAAACAGTCTAGCTGAATTCCTTAACACAATACACATTCTTCGTCAAATTTATGGTACTGGAAAGTGAATATTGCGCACAATTTGACTGTAACATAAAAGATAAACTGAAAGACTCAAATTTGACCTAGAACAAAACCTGTAGGAAAATTTTACAACTCCTCCGGAAATTATTCCACTATTTGTAGTACAATGAACGAAGAGTAATGTGTTGGTCGGTGTAGACAATTCATAGGAACATTTTCTGTTAGGTTATACTACATGTATTAGAGCTATAATTTCCCTACAAACACGTTGTTCAATCCTCATTTAGCTAAATTTGCCAAACCTAAACATCACTATTTATACACAACCCTAGATTTTTATTGACTATACATATTTACACATCACACAACAagctatattttaatttttgaattccTTTTCTATTTATAACATCTATATGTCCTTTTTGTAAAGTTATTGAATATGTGTAAATAAAATAGAGCAATCGCAGATTTACCGCTTGTGTTAGGTGATTAGTCACTTGTTTTTTAGTAAAAGCTAATCAAAAGAGAAACAAAAGAACATCCGGAACGCTAGTGTGCTAGtataaaaaatttcattacaatgAAGTTGCTTGATCGATTCTGCTCAACTGTTTGAAAATAGCTAGATAAGTTTTAAATCGACAAGAAAGATGGTCAACTCTAAATTTATACCTCGTAAGTTTACAGACAAAAAATTCATATATCGGAGAGCTCCTTACATTCAATGTTTGGTTGAGAGAAGTATCGAGAGACCATGCACAAACTATTGATTGTGGTTTTCATATACGCATAAGTTGGTTGAACAATCCAGGCGTTCCGGATAAGGACCTATTTTAGCATTACATGTTGCTCGATCTTGTGTTGCCAATCTTAAGTCTGTTTGTTCGCCCACCATACAGCCAGTGAATTCGGGATACGCTCCGAAGCCAACGTTCCAGGTTTACAGCTGACATAACATTAGTTGGTCCGACATTCGCGCTACTTTTGGTATGGAGTATATTACATACATTTTATTTGGGGATCTTTCGCTTCTTTAATCGTTCGAGTACCGCGTCCAATATTTTAACTATACTTTTGAAATAAGGTCCGCAACGCGTTCCACGTTAGTTTTACGGTTGTTAGTCTGATACAATTCCATGTTTCTGAGCAATCTTCCTTCATTAGAATCGGTACCGCAGGCTCAAGCTTACTTGTGGTACTTTCAGGTAATGCTCCAGATATTTACTTAGGACCGTTATTCATAATCGCGTCCGTtttagaaattgatttttttagagatttaaaaatattctgtattttttatTCACAACTCGACTCTGTAGTGCTAACGTCAAACTTCAATATTTGCACCGATTCGCTCAAGAAAGGAATTTCATAAGAAACTCTTCTGTTCGTTCTCTCATTATACCCATAGTCCTTTTGCTCTTAGCACCGTTTTCCCTAGGAGTCCTCTCGCTCCATTTTCGTTTGGAGTCCTTTCGCTCCTTCAAATTTTTGAGTCCGTTCGCTCAAGGTTTCATTTGGAGTCCACTCGCtccttccattttttttcaCCTGGAGCCCTCTCGCTCCGCAGACATTATAACTAAGGACCCTTGCCCCCTTTTCAGATGGAGTCCTTTCGCTCCTTTAAATTATTGAGTCCTTCCGCTCAAACAATTGATTAACGCATTTTCAAATCTATGACACTATGAATTACGCAACTCAAATaaacttcaaaataaaaattaataaagtcGATTTCCTATCCACATACGCACTGTCATCCATCTTAATTATGTGCTCcttatttaaataaaaactgAGCACCTTGGATCATTTCTCTATTCAGTATTTTGATGGTAAACCGCTGATGATCTACAATACTTACCGGGCGGGAGCGTCCACTGCGCCATTGTCGTGACGCTTTGTAGCCATATTAGATGGTCGACCACCAACTCACAAACACGTCCAGTCGTGCTAACTTTCGCCAATAGAATAACGCTCGAGATCCATCTCAGCGGCTGCAACCCTCCGCTCTAACTCAGTTACGCTCTCATCGAATCGTATGATCTATACCCCGAAGCTCAATAATGTAGGGTTGACATTAGTGCTGGTTGCCATCTGCTGATGCCAGTATGCTGGCAACCAGCACGCTACCAGCGTAATGTAAACGCATGCCATCTGCTGGTGCCAGCTGCTGGCAAgcgtttacattatgctggtagcgtgctggttgccagcatgctggcaccAGCAGATGGCAACCAGCACTAATGTAAACTGGGCATAACCGACGTGTGTCGCTGCGAAAGCAACTTTCTTCGTCTCTTGTACACTGGAACCGATCGTACGTTCATTCTCGCCATCTCTCTCTCAACCGCCGCGCGTCCCaaatacacacacacgcacacactgaC encodes:
- the LOC131684926 gene encoding sodium bicarbonate cotransporter 3 isoform X11, which encodes MFTMKDNKRFFIARPWKMDHGGGDDEAPIDPRLNSSNFPVDQDFEGHRAHTVYVGVHIPGSSRRHSQRRRHRHHQQSRENGDKGSINAEAERPAIQIPHVVTQRRISIAEDGEFFTPPAQRVQFILGGEVDDVNHESHPLFSEMEELVKEGDDIAWKETARWVKFEEDVEEGGNRWSKPHVATLSLHSLFELRSLLLNGTVMLDMEAVSLETIAELVCENMVNAGTLPTEAREKVVDALLKRHKHQHELASKKSRLPLIRSLADIGKNYSSSKNMRRSSTATSANSYPMHVVSSSPGMHDDVGEATPSPQTALLGGSVKDQRGHYLALPTVEEQHQHSQQQQTTQSHSVSKSGSNSSNINAQGKPCSGGTNGNQLTVPGIPSGENLIQSPSSLSMARNTSSGELQNGEHRTNTHFMRKIPPGAEASNILVGEVDFLDKTLAAFLRLKNAAVMGDLTEVPVPTRFIFILLGPPGSHGSFHEIGRAMATLMSDEIFHEVAYRAKKREHLLAGVDEFLDAVTVLPPGEWDPSIRIEPPAAIPSQEVRKRPPEKNPKEEIDEEEEEQRQREESGLSRTGRLFGGLINDLKRKKPFYWSDFKDGLSMQCVASWIFLYFACLSPIITFGGLLGSATGNNIAAMESLVAGFVCGMGYGFFSGQPLTILGSTGPVLVFETIVYDFCLQVGWDYLTFRFWIGTWITIILIVLVAVDASALVCYITRFTEENFACLIAFIFIYKAVENVLHIGKDYPMNTAGSKYDCSCLPPDGQALSPEIVHDWSHYDKKTCTLLNGTLSGYDCDKIEYISDVFLMSIILFIGTYIISVILKDFKNALFFPTNVRQFVSDFAVIIAILSMSTLDFVTNVPTPKLEVPREFKPTIPDRGWVIQPFNEKNPIWSSAIAALPALLGTILIFMDQQITAVIINRKEHKLNKGCGYHLDLFVLALLIQICTMMGLPWFVAATVLSINHVNSLKQESETAAPGEKPQFLGVREQRVTHILIFLTIGCSVLLTPLLSHIPMPVLYGVFLYMGSASLKGLQFFDRLLIMLMPVKYQPDYMFLRQVPIRRVHLFTLIQLACLIMLWVIKSFSSTSILFPLMLVVMIGIRKSLDFLFTRRELKILDDVMPEMTRRANADDLRQLEDGEENHILLTTPKTQIIVTNH
- the LOC131684926 gene encoding sodium-driven chloride bicarbonate exchanger isoform X12, with product MFTMKDNKRFFIARPWKMDHGGGDDEAPIDPRLNSSNFPVDQDFEGHRAHTVYVGVHIPGSSRRHSQRRRHRHHQQSRENGDKGSINAEAERPVTPPAQRVQFILGGEVDDVNHESHPLFSEMEELVKEGDDIAWKETARWVKFEEDVEEGGNRWSKPHVATLSLHSLFELRSLLLNGTVMLDMEAVSLETIAELVCENMVNAGTLPTEAREKVVDALLKRHKHQHELASKKSRLPLIRSLADIGKNYSSSKNMRRSSTATSANSYPMHVVSSSPGMHDDVGEATPSPQTALLGGSVKDQRGHYLALPTGENLIQSPSSLSMARNTSSGELQNGEHRTNTHFMRKIPPGAEASNILVGEVDFLDKTLAAFLRLKNAAVMGDLTEVPVPTRFIFILLGPPGSHGSFHEIGRAMATLMSDEIFHEVAYRAKKREHLLAGVDEFLDAVTVLPPGEWDPSIRIEPPAAIPSQEVRKRPPEKNPKEEIDEEEEEQRQREESGLSRTGRLFGGLINDLKRKKPFYWSDFKDGLSMQCVASWIFLYFACLSPIITFGGLLGSATGNNIAAMESLVAGFVCGMGYGFFSGQPLTILGSTGPVLVFETIVYDFCLQVGWDYLTFRFWIGTWITIILIVLVAVDASALVCYITRFTEENFACLIAFIFIYKAVENVLHIGKDYPMNTAGSKYDCSCLPPDGQALSPEIVHDWSHYDKKTCTLLNGTLSGYDCDKIEYISDVFLMSIILFIGTYIISVILKDFKNALFFPTNVRQFVSDFAVIIAILSMSTLDFVTNVPTPKLEVPREFKPTIPDRGWVIQPFNEKNPIWSSAIAALPALLGTILIFMDQQITAVIINRKEHKLNKGCGYHLDLFVLALLIQICTMMGLPWFVAATVLSINHVNSLKQESETAAPGEKPQFLGVREQRVTHILIFLTIGCSVLLTPLLSHIPMPVLYGVFLYMGSASLKGLQFFDRLLIMLMPVKYQPDYMFLRQVPIRRVHLFTLIQLACLIMLWVIKSFSSTSILFPLMLVVMIGIRKSLDFLFTRRELKILDDVMPEMTRRANADDLRQLEDGEENHILLTTPKTQIIVTNH
- the LOC131684926 gene encoding sodium-driven chloride bicarbonate exchanger isoform X6; its protein translation is MFTMKDNKRFFIARPWKMDHGGGDDEAPIDPRLNSSNFPVDQDFEGHRAHTVYVGVHIPGSSRRHSQRRRHRHHQQSRENGDKGSINAEAERPAIQIPHVVTQRRISIAEDGEFFTPPAQRVQFILGGEVDDVNHESHPLFSEMEELVKEGDDIAWKETARWVKFEEDVEEGGNRWSKPHVATLSLHSLFELRSLLLNGTVMLDMEAVSLETIAELVCENMVNAGTLPTEAREKVVDALLKRHKHQHELASKKSRLPLIRSLADIGKNYSSSKIEEQHQHSQQQQTTQSHSVSKSGSNSSNINAQGKPCSGGTNGNQLTVPGIPSGENLIQSPSSLSMARNTSSGELQNGEHRTNTHFMRKIPPGAEASNILVGEVDFLDKTLAAFLRLKNAAVMGDLTEVPVPTRFIFILLGPPGSHGSFHEIGRAMATLMSDEIFHEVAYRAKKREHLLAGVDEFLDAVTVLPPGEWDPSIRIEPPAAIPSQEVRKRPPEKNPKEEIDEEEEEQRQREESGLSRTGRLFGGLINDLKRKKPFYWSDFKDGLSMQCVASWIFLYFACLSPIITFGGLLGSATGNNIAAMESLVAGFVCGMGYGFFSGQPLTILGSTGPVLVFETIVYDFCLQVGWDYLTFRFWIGTWITIILIVLVAVDASALVCYITRFTEENFACLIAFIFIYKAVENVLHIGKDYPMNTAGSKYDCSCLPPDGQALSPEIVHDWSHYDKKTCTLLNGTLSGYDCDKIEYISDVFLMSIILFIGTYIISVILKDFKNALFFPTNVRQFVSDFAVIIAILSMSTLDFVTNVPTPKLEVPREFKPTIPDRGWVIQPFNEKNPIWSSAIAALPALLGTILIFMDQQITAVIINRKEHKLNKGCGYHLDLFVLALLIQICTMMGLPWFVAATVLSINHVNSLKQESETAAPGEKPQFLGVREQRVTHILIFLTIGCSVLLTPLLSHIPMPVLYGVFLYMGSASLKGLQFFDRLLIMLMPVKYQPDYMFLRQVPIRRVHLFTLIQLACLIMLWVIKSFSSTSILFPLMLVVMIGIRKSLDFLFTRRELKILDDVMPEMTRRANADDLRQLEDGEETGHHSADNLQLPLENGNLASKVKINISEEVNKTTIWKQVNNCNVLFTKKSTKATSSHHQDPPDSFTNVSSKSTTNTSNNQQAQQQQQSLSETTAKKTNVTDKRLSTMREEEETNPDDANNRQSKLHKRTQKLKREFWMNSSRAGNTAVIRSVPADGQRFEGGAIDASLGRNLASETQL
- the LOC131684926 gene encoding sodium bicarbonate cotransporter 3 isoform X5, with product MFTMKDNKRFFIARPWKMDHGGGDDEAPIDPRLNSSNFPVDQDFEGHRAHTVYVGVHIPGSSRRHSQRRRHRHHQQSRENGDKGSINAEAERPAIQIPHVVTQRRISIAEDGEFFTPPAQRVQFILGGEVDDVNHESHPLFSEMEELVKEGDDIAWKETARWVKFEEDVEEGGNRWSKPHVATLSLHSLFELRSLLLNGTVMLDMEAVSLETIAELVCENMVNAGTLPTEAREKVVDALLKRHKHQHELASKKSRLPLIRSLADIGKNYSSSKNMRRSSTATSANSYPMHVVSSSPGMHDDVGEATPSPQTALLGGSVKDQRGHYLALPTGENLIQSPSSLSMARNTSSGELQNGEHRTNTHFMRKIPPGAEASNILVGEVDFLDKTLAAFLRLKNAAVMGDLTEVPVPTRFIFILLGPPGSHGSFHEIGRAMATLMSDEIFHEVAYRAKKREHLLAGVDEFLDAVTVLPPGEWDPSIRIEPPAAIPSQEVRKRPPEKNPKEEIDEEEEEQRQREESGLSRTGRLFGGLINDLKRKKPFYWSDFKDGLSMQCVASWIFLYFACLSPIITFGGLLGSATGNNIAAMESLVAGFVCGMGYGFFSGQPLTILGSTGPVLVFETIVYDFCLQVGWDYLTFRFWIGTWITIILIVLVAVDASALVCYITRFTEENFACLIAFIFIYKAVENVLHIGKDYPMNTAGSKYDCSCLPPDGQALSPEIVHDWSHYDKKTCTLLNGTLSGYDCDKIEYISDVFLMSIILFIGTYIISVILKDFKNALFFPTNVRQFVSDFAVIIAILSMSTLDFVTNVPTPKLEVPREFKPTIPDRGWVIQPFNEKNPIWSSAIAALPALLGTILIFMDQQITAVIINRKEHKLNKGCGYHLDLFVLALLIQICTMMGLPWFVAATVLSINHVNSLKQESETAAPGEKPQFLGVREQRVTHILIFLTIGCSVLLTPLLSHIPMPVLYGVFLYMGSASLKGLQFFDRLLIMLMPVKYQPDYMFLRQVPIRRVHLFTLIQLACLIMLWVIKSFSSTSILFPLMLVVMIGIRKSLDFLFTRRELKILDDVMPEMTRRANADDLRQLEDGEETGHHSADNLQLPLENGNLASKVKINISEEVNKTTIWKQVNNCNVLFTKKSTKATSSHHQDPPDSFTNVSSKSTTNTSNNQQAQQQQQSLSETTAKKTNVTDKRLSTMREEEETNPDDANNRQSKLHKRTQKLKREFWMNSSRAGNTAVIRSVPADGQRFEGGAIDASLGRNLASETQL